One genomic region from Bactrocera tryoni isolate S06 chromosome 3, CSIRO_BtryS06_freeze2, whole genome shotgun sequence encodes:
- the LOC120771116 gene encoding maltase A1, with translation MQKATALLLAVLSVLALFATSTQGKDWWENGNYYQIYPRSFRDSDGDGIGDLNGVTEKLQYLKDIGFTAAWLSPIFKSPMADFGYDISDFYQIHPEYGTMEDFENMIKKAKEVGIKIILDFVPNHSSDENEWFIKSVDGDPAYADFYIWHNGIVNETTGERQPPSNWVSVFRYSAWEWNDVRQQYYLHQFVTKQPDLNYRNPAVVNEMKNVMRFWLGKGIAGFRIDAVPYLFEKDLDRYNNYPDEPVIDDVSTCPDPDDACHLKHIYTQDQPETLDMVYQWRALADEFKKEHGGDTRILLTEAYTSFDNMILYYGNGIRNGSHIPFNFDFLTNLQNDTKAPTVVEHIEKWLNAMPEGVIANWVLGNHDNKRLASRYGVQRADLFNILLQTLPGNAVTYNGEELAMTDVYISWEDSVDPQACNSDPDRYYDLSRDPARTPYQWDASPNAGFTSGDHTWLPVSDDYKQNNALAQQRAPQSHLQIMKKLIRLRKEPSFQDGDFNIKAIDDDLIIYSRQKTGSDLYVIVLNLGSSNKTLNVNTYYSLGSKAEVITTSMQSQYVDGQIIDPTQFNAEPYVGTVLVAA, from the exons ATGCAGAAGGCAACCGCGTTGCTATTAGCCGTGCTTTCGGTCCTGGCCTTGTTTGCCACCAGTACCCAAGGCAAGGATTGGTGGGAGAACGGAAATTATTATCAAATCTATCCGCGTTCGTTTCGTGACAGTGATGGCGACGGTATTGGTGATTTAAATG GTGTCACTGAGAAATTGCAATATCTGAAGGACATCGGTTTTACAGCGGCTTGGCTGTCGCCAATCTTTAAATCACCGATGGCCGATTTCGGTTATGACATCTCCGATTTCTATCAAATTCATCCAGAATATGGCACAATGGAGGATTTCGAAAATATGATTAAGAAAGCCAAAGAGGTGGGCATCAAAATTATACTCGACTTCGTGCCAAATCACTCCAGTGATGAGAATGAATGGTTCATCAAGTCGGTGGACGGTGATCCAGCATACGCCGACTTCTATATTTGGCATAACGGCATCGTAAACGAAACCACTGGCGAACGTCAGCCGCCCAGCAATTGGGTGAGCGTTTTCCGTTACTCTGCTTGGGAATGGAACGATGTGCGTCAACAATACTACTTGCATCAATTCGTCACCAAACAGCCCGATCTCAATTACCGCAATCCAGCTGTTGTCAAtgaaatgaagaatgttatgCGCTTCTGGTTGGGTAAGGGTATTGCGGGCTTCCGCATTGACGCTGTACCTTATCTCTTCGAAAAAGATTTGGACCGCTACAATAACTACCCAGATGAACCAGTCATCGATGATGTTAGCACATGCCCCGATCCCGATGACGCTTGCCACTTGAAACATATCTACACGCAAGATCAGCCCGAAACCCTCGATATGGTCTACCAATGGCGTGCGCTCGCCGATGAGTTCAAGAAGGAGCATGGCGGCGATACACGCATTCTGCTCACCGAAGCTTATACCAGCTTCGACAACATGATTCTTTATTATGGCAATGGCATACGAAATGGTTCGCACATTCCTTTCAATTTCGATTTCTTAACAAACCTCCAGAACGACACCAAGGCGCCGACGGTGGTGGAACACATCGAGAAGTGGTTGAATGCGATGCCTGAAGGTGTGATCGCCAACTGGGTATTGGGCAATCACGACAACAAGCGTTTGGCCTCACGCTACGGCGTGCAACGTGCCGATCTCTTCAACATTCTGCTCCAAACATTGCCCGGCAATGCGGTGACCTACAAT GGCGAAGAACTAGCTATGACTGATGTGTATATTAGCTGGGAGGACTCCGTGGATCCACAGGCCTGTAATTCAGATCCTGACCGTTACTACGATTTATCACGCGATCCTGCGCGCACACCTTATCAGTGGGATGCATCACCCAATGCCG GTTTTACCTCTGGTGACCACACTTGGCTACCGGTGTCCGATGACTACAAGCAGAACAACGCTTTGGCTCAACAACGTGCCCCACAATCGCATCTGCAGATCATGAAGAAGCTCATACGCCTGCGCAAGGAACCGTCATTCCAGGATGGCGATTTCAACATCAAGGCGATCGACGACGATCTCATCATTTACTCACG CCAAAAAACTGGTAGCGATCTGTATGTGATTGTCCTGAACTTGGGCAGTTCTAATAAGACATTAAACGTCAACACTTACTACTCGTTGGGCTCCAAAGCGGAAGTGATTACGACCTCCATGCAGTCGCAATACGTTGATGG CCAAATTATTGATCCCACACAGTTTAATGCCGAGCCCTACGTGGGCACTGTCCTGGTGGCAGCTTAA
- the LOC120772854 gene encoding maltase A3, translating to MRIFLRFLAVLIVIIAVTAADANKAWWKSATFYQIYPRSFKDSDGDGIGDIKGIMQQLPYLKEIGVDATWLSPIFTSPMADFGYDVSNFTEIDPMFGTLEDFEAMLAKAKEIGVKIILDFVPNHTSDECEWFIKSVQNDPEYRDFYIWHPGKNNSLAPPTNWISVFRGSMWTWNEQRQAYYLHQFHAKQPDLNYDNPKVREAMKNVLRYWVRKGVAGFRVDAVPHIYEVAADADGNWPDEPRNPNVQDAEDYEYLQHIYTTNQPGTLDVVYELREVLKELDEELGGDEHVLLSEAYAPINTLMLYYGNGTADGAQIPFNFELISNVNENSTAFDYSNLIHNWLDNMPAEGVANWVLGNHDQSRIGTRLGKDRMDLINILLKTLPGISVTYQGEEIGMTDVWISWEETVDPQGCQSNPDEYERLTRDPVRTPFQWNDGHKAGFTEGDKTWLPLAEDFKLVNVKRERGIANSHLNIYKQLQLLRATQTMREGDAEVKAISENVLGIKRFLSGERTYVILLNLHDDVETINLNSAFSELTSELEYVLVTAKSIRRKGDKVYADTIALMPKEAIVLSTIA from the exons ATGCggatttttttgagatttttagcAGTCCTAATAGTAATAATCGCCGTCACAGCCGCGGACGCAAATAAGGCGTGGTGGAAAAGTGCAACGTTCTACCAAATATATCCGCGCTCATTCAAAGACAGCGACGGTGATGGCATTGGCGATATAAAAG GAATTATGCAACAACTGCCCTATCTGAAAGAAATCGGAGTCGATGCAACTTGGCTTTCGCCCATCTTCACGTCGCCAATGGCCGATTTCGGTTATGATGTAAGCAATTTCACGGAAATCGATCCAATGTTCGGCACACTAGAAGATTTCGAAGCAATGCTGGCAAAGGCTAAAGAGATTGGggtgaaaataattttggacTTTGTTCCCAATCACACGAGTGATGAATGCGAGTGGTTCATTAAGTCAGTACAGAATGATCCGGAGTATAGGGACTTCTATATTTGGCATCCGGGTAAAAATAATTCGCTTGCGCCACCAACGAACTGGATAAGTGTTTTTCGCGGCTCGATGTGGACGTGGAATGAGCAACGTCAGGCCTACTATCTGCATCAGTTTCATGCCAAACAACCCGATCTTAATTACGACAATCCCAAAGTGCGCGAAGCCATGAAG AACGTGCTACGTTATTGGGTGCGTAAAGGTGTTGCCGGTTTCCGTGTGGACGCCGTGCCACATATCTATGAAGTGGCTGCCGATGCTGATGGCAACTGGCCCGATGAACCACGTAATCCCAATGTGCAGGATGCCGAAGACTATGAATACCTGCAACACATCTACACCACCAACCAGCCTGGCACACTTGATGTTGTCTATGAACTCCGCGAGGTGCTGAAGGAACTGGATGAGGAGCTAGGTGGCGACGAACATGTACTCTTGAGCGAAGCTTATGCGCCCATCAACACCCTGATGTTGTATTATGGAAATGGCACTGCGGATGGTGCACAAATACCCTTTAATTTTGAGTTAATCAGCAATGTGAACGAAAATTCAACCGCCTTTGACTACTCGAACTTAATACACAACTGGTTGGATAACATGCCTGCTGAAGGCGTGGCGAATTGGGTG CTTGGCAATCATGATCAATCACGCATTGGCACACGTCTGGGAAAGGATCGCATGGACTTGATCAATATATTGCTGAAGACCCTACCTGGCATTAGCGTCACATACCAAGGAGAAGAAATTGGCATGACGGACGTCTGGATTTCCTGGGAGGAAACTGTAGATCCACAAGGTTGCCAATCGAACCCCGACGAGTACGAACGTCTCACCCGCGACCCTGTGCGCACACCATTCCAGTGGAATGATGGACACAAGGCCGGTTTCACTGAAGGTGACAAAACTTGGCTGCCGTTGGCAGAGGATTTTAAGCTGGTTAATGTTAAACGTGAACGCGGCATTGCCAATAGTCACCTAAATATCTACAAACAGCTGCAGCTGTTGCGTGCAACGCAGACAATGCGCGAAGGCGACGCCGAAGTAAAAGCGATCAGCGAAAATGTGTTGGGCATTAAGCG TTTTTTAAGTGGCGAGCGCACTTACGTTATTCTGCTGAATCTACACGACGACGTGGAGACGATCAACTTGAATTCTGCCTTTAGTGAGCTCACGTCTGAATTGGAATATGTGCTGGTGACTGCCAAAAGCATACGACGCAAGGG GGATAAGGTCTATGCAGACACCATTGCACTGATGCCGAAGGAAGCTATTGTGCTCTCTACAATCGCCTAA
- the LOC120771115 gene encoding maltase A1-like encodes MGKLLGIFLIAFALCQVSHSERDWWENGNFYQIYPRSFKDSNGDGIGDLNGILEKLDYVKDIGMDGVWLSPIFQSPMADFGYDISDYTKVQPEYGTTEDLESLIEKAHSLGLHLILDFVPNHTSDEHEWFQRSVANDSYYRDFYIWHDGVLNATTGERQPPSNWISQFRYSAWEWNEQRQQYYLHQFGIKQPDLNYRNPNVVQDMKNVLRFWLARGIDGFRIDAVPFLFEADVDPTTGTYPDEPVIADTSSCPDPDDWCHLNHIYTNSLPEIFDIVYQWRDVVDQWKLDYDTDTKVLLTEAYTSFENLMRMYGDGVHNGSNIPFNFEMMADLNNQSTASDYDYYVRHWLDNMPEGVYANWVLGNHDNPRLASRFGAQRADLMNIFLQTLPGIAVTYNGEEYGLEDGYVSWEDSVDPQACNADPDTYQKYSRDPERTPFLWDNTKNAGFSSANRTWLPVGQSYESNNVQAQEAAENSHLKIFKKLTELRKSEPAFSDGDYESVVGDNWLSYRRQAATGDAYYIILNIGNQNVTLNFDELYGDVSGKLEVVASSLQSGLENGQQVDSDSLEVKAYNGYVLRLVNEA; translated from the exons ATGGGGAAACTTCTCGGCATCTTTCTAATCGCTTTCGCTCTGTGCCAAGTCAGCCACAGCGAGCGTGACTGGTGGGAAAACGGCAACTTCTACCAGATTTATCCACGCTCCTTCAAGGACAGCAATGGCGACGGCATAGGCGATTTGAACG GTATACTCGAAAAATTGGACTACGTGAAGGACATAGGCATGGATGGTGTTTGGCTCTCGCCCATATTTCAGTCGCCAATGGCTGATTTCGGCTATGATATTTCGGATTACACAAAGGTACAGCCGGAGTACGGCACGACGGAGGATTTGGAGTCGTTAATCGAAAAAGCGCATAGCCTCGGCTTGCACCTGATTTTGGACTTTGTGCCCAATCACACCAGCGACGAACATGAGTGGTTCCAACGTTCCGTCGCCAATGATTCCTACTATCGTGATTTCTACATTTGGCATGATGGTGTGCTCAACGCTACCACTGGTGAACGTCAGCCACCAAGCAACTGGATTTCGCAATTCCGTTATTCCGCCTGGGAGTGGAATGAGCAACGTCAACAATATTACCTGCATCAATTTGGCATAAAACAGCCAGATTTGAACTATCGCAATCCAAATGTTGTCCAGGATATGAAGAATGTGCTCAGATTTTGGTTGGCGCGTGGTATTGATGGCTTCCGTATCGACGCTGTACCCTTCTTATTCGAGGCTGATGTTGATCCCACAACTGGCACCTACCCTGATGAGCCCGTTATAGCGGATACTAGCTCTTGTCCCGACCCAGATGATTGGTGTCACTTGAATCACATTTACACAAATTCGCTGCCTGAGATATTCGATATAGTCTATCAGTGGCGTGACGTTGTGGACCAGTGGAAACTTGATTATGATACGGACACTAAAGTGCTGCTCACTGAGGCTTATACCAGTTTTGAGAATCTTATGCGCATGTATGGTGATGGCGTACATAACGGTTCAAATATACCCTTCAACTTCGAGATGATGGCCGATCTGAACAACCAGAGCACGGCTTCCGACTATGATTACTATGTACGCCATTGGTTGGATAACATGCCTGAGGGTGTCTACGCTAACTGGGTGCTTGGCAACCATGACAATCCCAGATTGGCTTCGCGATTCGGTGCTCAACGTGCCGATCTCATGAATATCTTCTTACAAACGCTACCAGGGATTGCGGTCACTTACAAC GGTGAGGAGTATGGCTTGGAAGACGGTTACGTGTCCTGGGAGGATAGCGTTGATCCGCAGGCTTGCAATGCTGACCCCGACACTTACCAGAAATATTCACGCGATCCTGAGCGCACGCCCTTCCTCTGGGACAACACCAAAAATGCTGGTTTCAGTTCTGCGAATCGCACCTGGTTACCTGTGGGCCAGTCGTACGAGTCAAACAACGTGCAGGCGCAAGAAGCAGCAGAAAACAGTCacctaaaaattttcaaaaaactgacCGAATTAAGGAAATCCGAACCCGCTTTCAGCGATGGTGATTACGAATCGGTGGTCGGCGACAATTGGCTGAGCTACAGGAG GCAAGCTGCTACCGGCGATGCATATTACATAATTCTAAATATTGGCAACCAAAATGTGACTTTGAACTTCGATGAGTTGTATGGCGATGTGAGCGGCAAGTTGGAGGTTGTTGCCAGTTCACTGCAATCTGGCTTGGAAAATGG TCAACAAGTGGACTCCGACTCGTTGGAGGTGAAAGCATATAACGGCTATGTACTGCGTTTGGTGAATGAGGCATAG
- the LOC120771118 gene encoding cytochrome P450 4e2-like, producing the protein MLLLLLCSVLLAPILAILYLEVKNYSKVKQLNKLPGPPALPVLGNAHQVGKTPSELLNKLFQWWVESDHCNYRVLIGPYRNVVVSDAKDLEYILTSKSLIDKSDIYDMLHPWLGTGLLTGTGRKWHTHRKIITPSFHFKILQNFHDDMNKNSNKFVEKLRKVSQHDSIFDFQDMTHYLTMDVICDTAMGVHINAMDNHDHKLVQAFKDMCYNINMRAFHPLKRSNLLYRFAPDYPKYCRTLKTLQEFTNEVITKRRETLKLETMEGEENEFSRKKQAFLDTLLSSTIDGKPLTQEEIYEEVSTFMFEGHDTTTSAVAFTVYLLAMHPEIQRKVYAEQKQLLGDNFKDAATFQQIADMQYLDMVIKESLRLYPSVPIVARRTDKEYDINGFVVPVDTTINLFLMALGYNEKYFPDPYRVDPDRWCSTKRSQNPFEYLPFSAGPRNCIGQKFALLEVKTVVSKVVRTFEILPPLDELASTDGYSRHFIGLSQEEQSKRLPNPSKYDPILSAVLTLKAENGIFLRLRERS; encoded by the exons atgttgttgctgttgttgtgcagtGTTTTGCTGGCACCGATTCTTGCCATACTCTACTTAGAAGTGAAAAATTATAGCAAAGTCAAGCAGCTGAATAAGCTGCCAGGACCGCCGGCTTTACCAGTTTTGGGAAATGCGCATCAAGTGGGCAAAACGCCAAGTG aattacTAAATAAACTGTTTCAATGGTGGGTGGAGTCGGATCATTGCAATTATCGAGTGCTCATTGGCCCCTATCGGAATGTGGTAGTCTCAGACGCAAAAGATTTGGAG TACATCTTAACCAGCAAATCACTGATCGATAAATCTGATATTTACGATATGCTTCATCCCTGGCTTGGCACTGGCCTCCTCACCGGCACGGGGCGCAAATGGCACACGCATCGCAAGATTATCACACCTTCCTTTCATTTtaagattttgcaaaattttcacgaTGACATGAACAAGAATTCGAATAAGTTCGTTGAAAAACTGCGGAAAGTATCGCAACATGATTCCATATTCGATTTTCAAGATATGACGCACTACCTAACGATGGATGTGATTTGTG ATACCGCGATGGGCGTACACATTAATGCGATGGATAATCATGACCACAAGCTAGTGCAGGCATTCAAAGA CATGTGTTACAACATCAACATGCGCGCGTTTCATCCGCTGAAAAGGTCGAATCTTCTATATAGATTTGCGCCAGACTATCCAAAGTACTGTAGGACATTGAAGACTCTACAAGAGTTCACAAATGAG GTTATAACGAAGCGTAGAGAAACACTCAAACTTGAAACAATGGAGGGAGAAGAGAATGAGTTCTCACGCAAAAAGCAGGCCTTTCTGGACACTTTGCTCTCGTCTACAATCGACGGAAAACCGTTAACACAAGAAGAGATCTACGAAGAGGTCTCGACATTCATGTTTGAG GGTCACGATACAACCACATCTGCTGTTGCATTCACAGTGTATTTGCTCGCCATGCATCCAGAGATACAA AGAAAAGTGTACGCCGAGCAAAAACAGTTATTGGGGGACAACTTCAAGGATGCAGCCACTTTCCAGCAGATTGCTGACATGCAGTACTTGGATATGGTGATAAAAGAGTCACTGCGTCTCTATCCCAGTGTACCAATTGTTGCCAGACGTACTGACAAGGAGTACGATATAA ATGGTTTCGTTGTGCCTGTAGACACTACCATTAATCTTTTCCTGATGGCACTCGgttacaatgaaaaatatttccccGATCCCTACCGCGTGGATCCTGATCGTTGGTGTTCAACGAAACGCTCGCAAAATCCCTTTGAGTACCTGCCTTTCAGCGCGGGTCCCAGAAATTGTATTG GACAAAAGTTCGCGTTGCTGGAAGTTAAAACTGTAGTTTCGAAAGTCGTGCGCACTTTCGAAATACTGCCGCCTCTGGACGAATTAGCCTCCACAGATGGCTACTCGAGACACTTCATTGGCTTGTCGCAAGAGGAACAAAGTAAGCGATTACCAAATCCAAGCAAGTATGACCCGATATTGTCGGCTGTACTGACCCTGAAAGCGGAGAATGGTATTTTCCTACGACTAAGAGAGCGCTCTTAG
- the LOC120772568 gene encoding maltase A2, which translates to MLSRLLPLYAALLLGCGNCFATSTVDWWESATLYQIYPRSFLDSDGDGVGDLNGITTRLAYLKEIGVTATWLSPIFESPMADFGYDISNFTKIDPLFGTLADFDALIAKAHALGIKIILDFVPNHSSDECEWFQKSIRREEGYDDFYIWEDGKIDAETGKRIPPSNWVSVFSGPMWTWNEQRQQYYLHQFLPKQPDLNFSNPMVREHMLEVLKFWVDRGADGFRIDAVPHIGEKRFANGTYPDEPLSGWSDDPNSYNYHDHIYTKDQPLTLEVVYEWREFLDEYKRQHERDTIVLIAEAYSSVEVLSDYINNGTHSGTQMPMNFNLMSLNGYSTAKNVEDSVKGWMDNIWEKHQSANWVVGNHDNDRLATRMGQHKVDLMTMLVHALPGTSVTYYGEEIGMANVATECTAISCEDRDPERTPMQWDTSDHAGFTTGPTSWLPISPDYKRVNVATERGVARSTLQIFKGMTRLKQTDAFKAFKEVGGFAFGAVSEQVFQVVRTAFADEEYRILINMGNKVEHVHDLANKTMEYVLLSRHSPHSFGDKVDLSQRIYLMPYEAVVLRGSAGSG; encoded by the exons ATGTTGTCACGACTGTTACCGTTATACGCAGCGCTGTTGCTTGGTTGCGGCAACTGCTTTGCTACAAGCACCGTTGATTGGTGGGAATCGGCCACGCTCTATCAAATCTACCCGCGCTCCTTCTTGGACAGCGATGGCGATGGTGTGGGCGACTTGAACGGCATCACAACGCGACTGGCGTATCTCAAAGAAATTGGCGTGACAGCTACTTGGCTGTCGCCGATATTCGAGTCACCAATGGCCGACTTCGGTTATGACATTTCGAACTTCACAAAGATCGACCCGCTTTTCGGCACATTGGCCGACTTTGATGCTTTGATAGCGAAGGCGCATGCGTTgggtattaaaattattttggattttGTGCCCAACCATTCGAGTGACGAATGTGAATGGTTTCAGAAGTCGATACGTAGGGAAGAGGGCTATGACGACTTTTATATTTGGGAAGATGGCAAAATTGATGCTGAGACTGGCAAGCGCATACCACCCAGCAATTGG gTAAGTGTGTTCAGCGGCCCGATGTGGACTTGGAACGAGCAACGTCAGCAGTATTATCTGCATCAGTTTCTGCCGAAACAACCCGATCTCAACTTTAGCAATCCGATGGTGCGTGAGCATATGCTGGAAGTGTTGAAATTTTGGGTTGATCGTGGTGCAGATGGCTTTCGTATAGATGCGGTGCCTCATATTGGCGAAAAGCGTTTCGCGAATGGCACATATCCCGATGAACCGCTAAGCGGCTGGAGTGATGATCCTAATAGTTACAATTACCACGATCACATCTACACGAAGGATCAGCCGCTAACGCTTGAGGTTGTGTACGAATGGCGTGAGTTCTTGGATGAATATAAGCGCCAACATGAACGCGACACCAT CGTGCTCATTGCTGAAGCCTACTCTTCCGTTGAAGTCTTGAGTGATTACATCAATAATGGCACCCACTCGGGTACCCAAATGCCCATGAACTTTAATTTGATGTCACTTAACGGTTATTCGACGGCGAAAAATGTTGAAGACTCTGTGAAAGGATGGATGGATAATATATGGGAAAAACATCAGTCCGCTAATTGGGTGGTGGGCAATCATGACAACGATCGGCTGGCAACGCGCATGGGTCAGCACAAAGTGGACCTAATGACTATGCTGGTACACGCACTGCCCGGCACATCGGTCACATATTAT GGTGAAGAAATCGGCATGGCCAATGTGGCCACTGAATGCACTGCTATCTCTTGTGAAGACCGCGATCCTGAGCGAACCCCAATGCAATGGGACACTTCGGATCATGCTGGCTTTACCACGGGTCCGACCAGCTGGCTGCCCATCTCACCCGACTACAAACGTGTCAATGTGGCGACAGAACGTGGCGTGGCACGAAGCACTCTGCAAATCTTTAAAGGAATGACGCGGTTGAAGCAAACAGACGCATTTAAAGCGTTCAAAGAAGTGGGTGGCTTCGCCTTTGGCGCAGTCTCGGAACAGGTCTTTCAAGTTGTGCG CACCGCTTTCGCAGATGAAGAATACCGAATACTAATTAATATGGGCAACAAGGTAGAACACGTGCACGACTTGGCGAATAAAACGATGGAATATGTGCTGCTCAGCCGACATTCGCCACACAGCTTTGG CGATAAGGTGGATTTGAGTCAGCGTATATACTTGATGCCTTATGAGGCGGTGGTGCTGCGTGGATCCGCTGGCAGCGGTTGA
- the LOC120771117 gene encoding probable cytochrome P450 4ad1: MYLLLLTIFLFTLIAWKGLKLLNYIDNVMGIMEMIPGPTPYPFVGNLFQFGLKPDEYPKKILQYCRKYDFQGFRSVVFFQYHVMLSDPAEIQNILSSSTLLYKEHLYSFLRPWLGDGLVTAAGARWLKHRQIYAPAFEQQAIEGYLQVVHRAGKRLVEKLSERATAAADGVPKVLDVQPLLGKCTLDIAVENATGIPSFELNDGRTELHAAIIDLCDVIKERTFSIVKRFDTLFQLTPHYWKQRAALSTLERVINKIVDQRRESLQASAAQQAHQQPGVREQQPAARTMLRPFLDVLLQAKLDRRALTNKEIFEELSTFIFTEHNCTASALSFTLYVLSRHAAVQEKLYAEQQRIFGTESAAQLVRVPSIECAHLEQMRYLEFVIRETLRLYPSVPLIARTNRKPIDINGTKIAKRTTVIMCLIAMGYNEKYFDEPTAFRPERWQHINKDEAAGLQAFNSVPFSAGPRRCIAEKYAMYELKSLLSMIVRNLEILPAKDGLPSGINDHSRLDCVPQSEYDPILNIRVTLKSENGIQLRLKRRTNANK, translated from the exons ATGTATCTACTACTCCTCACAATATTTCTGTTCACGCTAATTGCGTGGAAGGGCTTAAAGTTGCTAAACTATATTGATAATGTGATGGGTATTATGGAGATGATCCCAGGGCCAACGCCTTATCCGTTTGTGGGCAACCTCTTTCAGTTTGGACTCAAACCGGACG AATATCCAAAGAAGATTCTTCAGTATTGCCGGAAATATGACTTCCAGGGCTTCCGTTCGGTGGTGTTCTTCCAATATCATGTCATGTTGAGTGATCCGGCGGAAATTCAA AACATCCTCTCGAGCTCTACGCTGCTGTACAAGGAGCACCTGTACTCCTTCCTGCGACCTTGGCTGGGCGATGGCCTTGTCACCGCCGCAGGAGCGCGCTGGCTGAAGCATCGCCAAATCTACGCGCCGGCTTTCGAGCAGCAAGCAATTGAAGGTTATTTGCAGGTGGTGCATCGAGCTGGCAAGCGTTTAGTGGAGAAGCTCTCAGAACGCGCCACTGCAGCCGCAGATGGCGTGCCGAAAGTCTTGGACGTGCAGCCACTGTTGGGCAAATGCACCTTGGATATTGCGGTTG AAAATGCTACAGGCATACCGAGTTTCGAGCTGAACGACGGCAGAACCGAGCTGCACGCGGCAATTATTGA CCTCTGCGACGTGATAAAGGAGCGCACATTCAGCATTGTAAAGCGCTTCGACACGCTTTTCCAATTAACGCCACATTATTGGAAACAACGCGCCGCGCTGAGCACTCTCGAACGCGTAATTAACAAG ATTGTCGATCAACGTCGAGAAAGTCTGCAGGCGTCTGCGGCTCAGCAAGCGCACCAGCAGCCAGGCGTTCGGGAGCAGCAGCCGGCAGCCAGAACAATGCTGCGTCCGTTCCTTGATGTGCTCTTGCAGGCGAAGCTGGATAGGCGTGCGTTGACCAATAAGGAAATATTCGAAGAGCTGTCCACATTTATATTTACG GAACATAATTGCACCGCATCTGCGCTATCTTTTACCCTCTACGTCTTGTCTCGACACGCAGCCGTTCAAGAGAAGCTCTACGCCGAGCAGCAACGCATTTTCGGCACCGAATCAGCCGCGCAGTTGGTACGTGTACCTAGCATTGAATGTGCACATTTGGAGCAGATGCGCTACTTGGAGTTTGTAATACGCGAGACATTGCGTCTGTATCCGTCGGTGCCATTAATTGCACGCACCAATCGCAAGCCAATCGATATCA ATGGTACGAAAATCGCCAAGCGCACAACCGTTATTATGTGCCTGATAGCCATGGGCTATAATGAAAAGTACTTTGACGAGCCGACCGCATTTCGCCCCGAACGCTGGCAGCATATCAATAAGGACGAGGCGGCCGGTCTGCAGGCCTTCAATAGCGTGCCTTTTAGTGCCGGACCAAGGAGATGTATTG CCGAAAAGTATGCCATGTACGAATTGAAGTCGCTACTCTCAATGATTGTGCGTAACCTGGAAATTTTACCCGCCAAAGATGGCCTGCCATCAGGCATCAACGATCACTCACGCTTGGACTGTGTGCCACAGAGTGAATACGATCCCATACTGAATATTCGTGTGACGCTCAAGTCCGAGAACGGCATACAGTTGCGACTGAAAAGACGAACGAACGCCAATAAATAA